Proteins co-encoded in one Streptomyces roseochromogenus subsp. oscitans DS 12.976 genomic window:
- a CDS encoding MFS transporter: MTASTVRPAAAPVGTGPRLGLVLAACCLGQFMNVLDASVVNVALPAIAGDLHFDRHHLQLVNNAYTVVVCGFLLLGGRLADLFGQRRIFLAGVGLFTLASAVGGLADSPATLILARAFQGLGAAVMAPATLTVLGTTFTRPEARAKAFGWWSGVSGAAGAVGVLAGGAITEWLSWRWTLLINVPIGLVLFATVRWVVPPGRHRDGPRPRLDIPGAVTVTFGLMALVCAVAEAHTYGWTSAAVLTPLVGGAALLALFVLIQARFARHPLVPLDVFRIRSVAAANLVAFFGVAALFSTFYFFTLLLQQVLGYSPVRTGLSYLPLSVGIALGGWGVSALVPRTGPRPVLLTGLTLSCLGLLWLARADADAGYAVDLLGPVLLLGFGMGAVLNATTNAATAGLPAHQAGLGSGLLNTTRQLGSALGLVTLAALSAHRIDQASSPGPVPSAHALASGYDLALTGAAAFAAISLLAALAVPGRGRGRDKRERG; this comes from the coding sequence GTGGTCAATGTGGCGCTGCCCGCCATCGCCGGGGACCTGCACTTCGACCGGCACCACCTGCAGCTGGTCAACAACGCCTACACCGTCGTCGTGTGCGGCTTCCTGCTGCTCGGCGGCAGGCTCGCCGACCTGTTCGGGCAGCGCAGGATCTTCCTGGCCGGCGTCGGTCTGTTCACGCTCGCCAGCGCCGTCGGCGGACTGGCCGACAGCCCCGCGACGCTGATCCTGGCTCGCGCCTTCCAGGGCCTGGGCGCCGCCGTCATGGCGCCCGCCACGCTGACCGTGCTCGGTACGACGTTCACCCGGCCCGAGGCACGGGCGAAGGCCTTCGGCTGGTGGAGCGGGGTGTCGGGGGCGGCGGGGGCGGTCGGAGTGCTGGCCGGCGGCGCGATCACCGAGTGGCTGTCCTGGCGCTGGACTCTGCTGATCAACGTGCCCATCGGACTGGTCCTGTTCGCGACCGTCCGCTGGGTCGTTCCGCCGGGACGGCACCGCGACGGGCCGCGTCCCCGCCTGGACATCCCCGGTGCCGTCACCGTCACGTTCGGCCTGATGGCGCTGGTCTGCGCGGTCGCCGAGGCACACACCTACGGCTGGACGTCCGCGGCGGTCCTCACCCCGCTCGTCGGCGGGGCCGCGCTGCTCGCGCTGTTCGTGCTGATCCAGGCGCGGTTCGCCCGGCATCCGCTGGTGCCGCTCGACGTCTTCCGCATCCGCTCGGTGGCCGCTGCCAACCTGGTCGCCTTCTTCGGCGTCGCGGCACTGTTCAGCACCTTCTACTTCTTCACGCTGCTGCTCCAGCAGGTCCTCGGCTACAGCCCCGTACGCACCGGCCTGAGCTACCTGCCGCTGTCCGTGGGCATCGCGCTCGGCGGCTGGGGTGTCTCCGCACTCGTCCCGCGCACCGGGCCGCGGCCCGTCCTGCTGACCGGGCTGACACTGTCCTGCCTGGGCCTGCTGTGGCTGGCCCGGGCGGACGCGGACGCCGGGTATGCCGTGGACCTCCTGGGTCCCGTCCTGCTGCTCGGCTTCGGCATGGGCGCCGTGCTCAACGCGACGACGAACGCCGCCACCGCCGGTCTGCCCGCCCACCAGGCGGGCCTGGGCTCCGGGCTGCTCAACACCACACGCCAGCTCGGCAGCGCCCTCGGCCTGGTGACGCTGGCCGCGCTGTCGGCGCACCGCATCGACCAGGCCTCGTCCCCCGGCCCGGTGCCCTCCGCCCACGCCCTCGCCTCCGGCTACGACCTCGCCCTGACCGGCGCCGCCGCCTTCGCCGCCATCAGCCTCCTCGCCGCGCTGGCGGTGCCGGGGCGGGGACGGGGGAGGGACAAGCGCGAGCGCGGGTGA
- a CDS encoding alpha/beta fold hydrolase, giving the protein MLTDFYAQRPQWSPDPDDALLEHATIHVPRDYADPDGERIEIALSRRRATAPTRRRGILLGVNGGPGGDWGAGRRLPDTYAGTPLHEVYDLIGFDPRGTGASTNLLAEVTVPEAAFDSRPPDALFAQLAEDMRLREEACARAGGELRRHISTPNTARDLDVIRGVLGEEKLNFVGYAYGAYVGAVYGTLFPARLDRSVLDSCVHPDWTWREQFLWQGDAVRRNVERWAEWTAARHLHFGLGGTPEKVFARVEDVVVRLDGLGQGPRLRTLFDGAVGNRAADRGQWAELGSLVGELGKAAAAGDAEACRRLLHEQGTWRPDDSEGSLRCGVLEAITLEHAWPADLEVYYRDMREFRERYPYGYGVLRAQPWVGAFRAFQPAEPPVVPVRDGYPVGLVVQADGDPMDHYAGGVAMAERLGHHLLTVEDSGEHEVYVLGSNPYVDAVVHRYLVDGELPAPRATCPGRTPRPDIAADPA; this is encoded by the coding sequence GTGCTCACCGATTTCTACGCCCAGCGGCCGCAGTGGTCGCCGGACCCCGACGACGCGCTGCTCGAACATGCGACCATCCACGTGCCGCGCGACTACGCCGATCCGGACGGCGAACGGATCGAGATCGCCCTCAGCCGCCGCCGCGCGACAGCGCCGACGCGGCGCCGCGGCATCCTCCTCGGGGTGAACGGAGGCCCCGGCGGCGACTGGGGCGCCGGCCGCCGGCTGCCCGACACATACGCCGGCACACCGCTGCACGAGGTGTACGACCTGATCGGGTTCGACCCGCGCGGCACCGGCGCGTCCACCAACCTGCTCGCCGAAGTGACGGTCCCCGAGGCCGCGTTCGACTCCCGCCCGCCCGACGCACTGTTCGCGCAGCTCGCCGAGGACATGCGGCTGCGCGAGGAGGCCTGCGCCCGGGCGGGCGGCGAGCTGCGCCGCCACATCAGCACCCCCAACACCGCCCGCGACCTGGATGTGATCCGCGGCGTGCTCGGCGAGGAGAAGCTGAACTTCGTCGGATACGCCTACGGGGCGTACGTCGGAGCCGTGTACGGCACGCTGTTCCCCGCCCGTCTCGACCGCAGCGTCCTCGACTCGTGCGTCCACCCCGACTGGACCTGGCGCGAGCAGTTCCTGTGGCAGGGCGACGCGGTGCGGCGCAACGTCGAGCGGTGGGCCGAGTGGACGGCCGCACGCCATCTGCACTTCGGCCTGGGCGGCACACCGGAGAAGGTGTTCGCCCGGGTCGAGGACGTCGTCGTACGCCTGGACGGCCTCGGCCAGGGCCCGCGTCTGCGCACCCTGTTCGACGGCGCCGTCGGCAACCGTGCGGCCGACCGTGGCCAGTGGGCCGAACTCGGCTCGCTGGTCGGCGAGTTGGGCAAGGCGGCGGCCGCGGGCGATGCCGAGGCGTGCCGGCGGCTGCTGCACGAGCAGGGCACCTGGCGCCCCGACGACAGCGAGGGCTCGCTGCGCTGTGGCGTCCTGGAGGCCATCACACTCGAACACGCGTGGCCCGCCGACCTGGAGGTCTACTACCGGGACATGCGGGAGTTCCGGGAGCGCTACCCGTACGGCTACGGCGTGCTGCGCGCCCAGCCCTGGGTGGGCGCCTTCCGGGCCTTCCAGCCCGCCGAGCCCCCGGTCGTGCCGGTCCGCGACGGCTACCCGGTGGGCCTGGTCGTGCAGGCCGACGGCGACCCGATGGACCACTACGCCGGCGGCGTGGCCATGGCGGAACGCCTCGGCCACCATCTGCTCACCGTCGAGGACTCCGGCGAGCACGAGGTGTACGTGCTCGGCAGCAACCCGTACGTCGACGCCGTCGTCCACCGCTACCTGGTCGACGGCGAGCTGCCGGCACCCCGCGCGACCTGCCCGGGCCGCACCCCGCGCCCGGACATCGCCGCCGACCCGGCCTGA
- a CDS encoding cytochrome P450, translating into MTTSATEAVSTPAGEPDAPAEGKTFPYARTCPFTPPAEYAEMIDKDVSQVTLTGSGLRIWTVTGYQTIKTLLTDPRVSASRKHANFPFYFIAPPEYRTETSFIGYDGKEHSSTRRRAALTFTNRQVQRLRPRIEEIVDDHLDKLLALQPPADFHRVFSLAVPMTVICELLGIPQDQHDFFIKHGTALLGGHSSTEERQAAIVEVNAYVNDLIQLKRREPGEDLLSRAMADYAESGEEYTDRDLFNMVRLLMNGGHETTASQISLGTACLLENPDQLELLLNDPSLVKPAVEELVRYATIGDTAVPRVALEDIEIGGQVIRKGDGILCLGLAANRDPEVFPEPEKLDITRGSRKHLGFGHGVHHCIGADLARLELEIVWSKLFQRIPTLKLAKPFLEIPRKEGAVIYGLWGLPVTW; encoded by the coding sequence GTGACCACCAGTGCCACCGAGGCCGTGTCCACCCCTGCCGGCGAGCCGGACGCGCCGGCCGAGGGCAAGACGTTCCCGTACGCGCGCACCTGCCCGTTCACGCCGCCCGCCGAGTACGCGGAGATGATCGACAAGGACGTCTCGCAGGTCACCCTGACCGGCTCAGGGCTGCGCATATGGACGGTGACGGGCTATCAGACCATCAAGACGCTGCTCACCGACCCGCGGGTCAGCGCCTCCCGCAAGCACGCCAACTTCCCGTTCTACTTCATCGCCCCGCCGGAGTACCGCACGGAGACGTCGTTCATCGGCTACGACGGCAAGGAGCACAGCTCCACACGGCGCAGGGCGGCGCTGACGTTCACCAACCGCCAGGTGCAGCGCCTGCGTCCGCGCATCGAGGAGATCGTCGACGACCACCTCGACAAGCTCCTCGCCCTTCAGCCCCCGGCGGACTTCCACCGGGTGTTCTCCCTCGCCGTCCCCATGACGGTGATCTGCGAGCTGCTCGGCATCCCGCAGGACCAGCACGACTTCTTCATCAAGCACGGCACGGCCCTGCTCGGCGGGCACAGCTCCACCGAGGAACGGCAGGCCGCCATCGTCGAGGTCAACGCGTACGTCAACGACCTGATCCAGCTCAAGCGGCGCGAGCCGGGCGAGGACCTGCTGAGCCGGGCCATGGCCGACTACGCGGAGTCCGGCGAGGAGTACACCGACCGCGACCTGTTCAACATGGTGCGGCTGCTGATGAACGGCGGCCACGAGACCACCGCCAGCCAGATCTCGCTGGGCACGGCCTGCCTGCTGGAGAACCCCGACCAGCTGGAGTTGCTCCTCAATGACCCGTCGCTGGTGAAGCCGGCCGTCGAGGAGCTGGTGCGCTACGCGACCATCGGCGACACGGCCGTGCCGCGCGTGGCGCTGGAGGACATCGAGATCGGCGGCCAGGTCATCCGCAAGGGGGACGGCATCCTCTGCCTGGGGCTCGCCGCCAACCGCGACCCGGAGGTCTTCCCCGAGCCGGAGAAGCTCGACATCACCCGCGGCAGCCGCAAGCACCTGGGCTTCGGGCACGGTGTGCACCACTGCATCGGCGCGGACCTGGCCCGGCTGGAGCTGGAGATCGTGTGGAGCAAGCTGTTCCAGCGCATCCCGACACTGAAGCTGGCCAAGCCGTTCCTGGAGATCCCGCGCAAGGAGGGCGCCGTCATCTACGGCCTGTGGGGGCTGCCCGTCACCTGGTGA
- a CDS encoding SDR family NAD(P)-dependent oxidoreductase, whose protein sequence is MPDQPFAEQTVVITGGGTGIGRAAALSFAELGARTVIITGRRKERLAEVAALHEAIVPVGADVTTEAGAQAVADAVGERGGVLDVLVHNAGIFRFSPLAALDAASARDVVETNVLGPLLLTGHLLPLLRSPGGQLVLVSSRGGHNPGPDSSVYSASKAAVHSFTRSWAAELAPRGIRVNAVAPGFVRTEVYAANGLGPEQVEGLFAGVTATVPLGRIGEPEDVAQWITRLADPANELVTGQIITVDGGLDIAAR, encoded by the coding sequence ATGCCGGACCAGCCCTTTGCGGAGCAGACCGTCGTCATCACGGGAGGCGGCACCGGCATCGGCCGTGCCGCCGCGCTGTCGTTCGCGGAACTCGGCGCACGCACCGTGATCATCACCGGGAGGCGCAAGGAGCGGCTCGCCGAGGTCGCCGCCCTGCACGAAGCGATCGTGCCGGTGGGTGCGGACGTCACCACCGAGGCCGGCGCCCAGGCCGTCGCCGACGCGGTGGGCGAGCGGGGCGGCGTGCTGGACGTGCTGGTGCACAACGCCGGGATCTTCCGTTTCAGCCCGCTGGCGGCGCTCGACGCGGCCAGCGCCCGGGACGTCGTCGAGACCAACGTCCTCGGGCCGCTGCTGCTCACCGGCCACCTGCTGCCCCTGCTGCGCTCCCCCGGCGGCCAACTCGTCCTGGTCTCCAGCCGGGGCGGGCACAACCCGGGCCCGGACAGCTCCGTCTACTCGGCGAGCAAGGCGGCCGTGCACAGCTTCACCCGGAGCTGGGCCGCCGAGCTGGCCCCGCGCGGCATCCGGGTCAACGCCGTCGCCCCGGGCTTCGTGCGCACCGAGGTCTACGCGGCCAACGGTCTCGGCCCGGAGCAGGTCGAGGGCCTGTTCGCGGGTGTCACCGCGACCGTCCCGCTGGGCCGGATCGGCGAGCCCGAGGACGTCGCCCAGTGGATCACCCGCCTCGCGGACCCCGCGAACGAGCTGGTCACCGGCCAGATCATCACGGTCGACGGCGGTCTGGACATCGCCGCCCGTTAG
- a CDS encoding winged helix DNA-binding domain-containing protein gives MTVLDRHALNRALLARQLLLERRPGSASAVLEHLVGMQAQAPDPPYIGLWTRLAGFAAEELAELIRGREAVRLALMRGTIHLVTARDCLALRPVLQSALDRQLSSAFGRRLEGLDLDEVSAYGRKLCDAEPLTLGGIGALLAERWPRYEPFALANVIRGRVPLVQLPPRGLWGESGQAVHGTAETWLGRPLESDTAPDSLVRRYLAAFGPATVKDIQAWSGLTRIGAVVKRLRPELRVFQDENGADLYDVPDAPLPDPTTPAPVRFLPEFDNILLAHADRGRILTEEQRRLVFTRNGLIKSTVLVDGFVRALWRIEDGALVVEPLGRALARRDRAALEREGRALLAFAAPDLKDPGIRWL, from the coding sequence ATGACCGTACTGGACCGGCACGCGCTGAACAGGGCGCTGCTGGCGCGGCAGCTGCTGCTCGAACGGCGGCCGGGCTCCGCCTCCGCCGTCCTGGAGCACCTGGTCGGCATGCAGGCGCAGGCGCCCGACCCGCCGTACATCGGGCTGTGGACCCGGCTGGCCGGCTTCGCGGCCGAGGAGCTCGCGGAGCTGATCCGGGGGCGCGAGGCCGTGCGTCTCGCGTTGATGCGCGGCACCATCCACCTGGTCACGGCGCGGGACTGCCTGGCCCTGCGGCCGGTGCTGCAGAGCGCCCTGGACCGGCAGCTGTCCAGTGCCTTCGGCCGCCGCCTGGAGGGCCTGGACCTCGACGAGGTCAGCGCCTACGGGCGCAAGCTGTGCGACGCCGAGCCGCTCACGCTGGGCGGCATCGGCGCACTGCTCGCCGAACGCTGGCCGCGGTACGAGCCGTTCGCCCTCGCCAACGTCATCCGCGGCCGCGTGCCGCTGGTGCAGCTGCCGCCGCGCGGGCTGTGGGGCGAGAGCGGGCAGGCCGTGCACGGCACGGCCGAGACATGGCTGGGCCGCCCGCTGGAGAGCGACACCGCACCGGACAGCCTGGTGCGGCGGTATCTGGCGGCCTTCGGACCGGCCACCGTCAAGGACATCCAGGCCTGGTCCGGGCTGACCCGGATCGGCGCGGTCGTCAAGCGGCTGCGGCCCGAGCTGCGGGTGTTCCAGGACGAGAACGGGGCCGACCTGTACGACGTCCCCGACGCGCCGCTGCCCGATCCCACGACGCCGGCGCCGGTGCGGTTCCTGCCGGAGTTCGACAACATCCTGCTCGCCCACGCCGACCGCGGCCGCATCCTCACCGAGGAGCAGCGGCGCCTGGTCTTCACCCGCAACGGGCTGATCAAGTCGACGGTGCTCGTGGACGGCTTCGTACGGGCGCTGTGGCGGATCGAGGACGGCGCCCTGGTCGTCGAGCCGCTGGGGCGGGCCCTCGCGCGCCGGGACCGAGCGGCCCTGGAACGCGAGGGCCGCGCCCTGCTGGCCTTCGCGGCGCCGGACCTCAAGGACCCCGGGATCCGCTGGCTCTGA
- a CDS encoding MDR family NADP-dependent oxidoreductase — protein MTTAHLPATSREIRLAAYPGETVTLEHFEPGESPLGEPGEGQVVVRNDWMTLGSVARDQMNPDTKLPIPVFQPGVAMWGRTVGTVVRSNSPLLAVGDLVEHFNGWREYAVGTAHEFFKRDRSLLPGPEYFLSQGPTAWHGMVGTAEVGEGDVVFVSGATNGVGALAGQIAKLKGAARVIGSTGSKEKTDFLVDELGFDAAFDYHDGPVAEQLAELAPDGLNVVFDNVGGEQFEAAVQVAAPGARFALCGALAGQHGADEGGHPRLALMSAITKSLTLRGFATLHTPDQIEEWNAQFGAWLREGRIVFPHTVVEGGVAALPETFVALLERKYSGTVVVKLS, from the coding sequence ATGACCACCGCGCACCTGCCCGCGACGAGCCGCGAGATCCGGCTCGCCGCCTATCCCGGAGAAACCGTCACCCTGGAGCACTTCGAGCCCGGCGAGTCACCGCTCGGCGAGCCCGGCGAGGGCCAGGTCGTCGTGCGCAACGACTGGATGACGCTGGGCTCGGTCGCCCGGGACCAGATGAACCCGGACACCAAGCTGCCGATCCCGGTGTTCCAGCCGGGCGTGGCCATGTGGGGCCGTACCGTGGGCACGGTGGTCAGGTCCAACAGCCCCCTGCTCGCCGTCGGCGATCTCGTCGAGCACTTCAACGGGTGGCGCGAGTACGCCGTAGGCACCGCCCACGAGTTCTTCAAGCGGGACCGCTCGCTGCTGCCGGGGCCCGAGTACTTCCTCTCCCAGGGCCCGACCGCCTGGCACGGCATGGTCGGCACCGCCGAGGTCGGCGAGGGCGATGTGGTGTTCGTGTCCGGCGCCACCAACGGGGTCGGCGCGCTGGCCGGGCAGATCGCCAAGCTGAAGGGCGCGGCGCGGGTCATCGGCAGCACCGGTTCCAAGGAGAAGACCGACTTCCTGGTGGACGAGCTGGGCTTCGACGCCGCCTTCGACTACCACGACGGCCCGGTGGCCGAGCAGCTGGCGGAGCTGGCCCCGGACGGGCTGAACGTGGTCTTCGACAACGTCGGCGGCGAGCAGTTCGAGGCGGCGGTCCAGGTCGCGGCGCCGGGCGCCAGGTTCGCGCTGTGCGGGGCGCTGGCCGGGCAGCACGGTGCGGACGAGGGCGGTCACCCTCGGCTCGCGCTGATGTCGGCCATCACCAAGTCGCTGACGCTGCGCGGCTTCGCGACACTGCACACGCCCGACCAGATCGAGGAGTGGAACGCCCAGTTCGGCGCCTGGCTGAGGGAGGGGCGGATCGTCTTCCCGCACACGGTCGTCGAGGGCGGGGTGGCCGCGCTGCCGGAGACCTTCGTGGCGTTGCTGGAACGCAAGTACAGCGGCACCGTCGTAGTGAAACTGTCCTGA
- a CDS encoding cytochrome P450, translating to MPDAHSTEDLPPFPFPGSSYRGPAPLFARLRRERPVVRVAWQGGGHAWLITRYADIKAALEEPRLSRAAAYAPGAPAFSGLFQAPPGMIISVDPPDHTRLRALTEQAFSAQRIEAMRPRVRELAGRLLDSVERAAKTTGGPVDLVAAFAAPLAMTVICELLGVPEADRDRFHTWVRQFADVSAPAELSAEGGRKLGEYIAGLVAAKQQAPGNDVLSALITARLEAPHSPVQRLAFDELVALGFTLLGAGFDSSAGQIANFTLALLADHPDAWRHLAEHPEDIPPAVEELLRTVNLNGNDTSGLPRIATEDVVVGGVTIPAGDAVFLAFPSGNRDAAVFDRPDHVDLRRTGPGHLAFGHGIHRCLGAPLARLELAVALEELTRRFPGARLAVAEQELCWRLGDVNHNPLALPLHLHS from the coding sequence GTGCCGGACGCGCACTCCACCGAGGACCTGCCCCCCTTCCCCTTCCCGGGGTCGAGTTACCGCGGGCCCGCGCCGCTGTTCGCCCGGCTGCGGCGCGAGCGGCCGGTCGTCCGGGTGGCGTGGCAGGGCGGCGGCCATGCCTGGCTGATCACCCGGTACGCCGACATCAAGGCCGCGCTCGAAGAGCCCCGCCTCAGCCGGGCCGCCGCCTACGCGCCCGGGGCCCCGGCCTTCAGCGGGCTCTTCCAGGCACCGCCCGGAATGATCATCTCGGTCGATCCACCGGACCACACCCGGCTGCGCGCCCTGACCGAGCAGGCCTTCTCGGCGCAGCGGATCGAGGCGATGCGCCCCCGTGTACGGGAGCTGGCGGGCCGGCTGCTGGACTCCGTGGAACGCGCGGCGAAGACGACGGGCGGCCCCGTGGACCTGGTCGCCGCCTTCGCGGCACCGCTCGCCATGACGGTGATCTGCGAACTGCTCGGCGTCCCCGAGGCGGACCGTGACCGGTTCCATACCTGGGTACGGCAGTTCGCCGACGTGTCGGCGCCCGCCGAGCTCAGCGCGGAGGGCGGGAGGAAGCTGGGTGAGTACATCGCGGGGCTGGTGGCAGCCAAGCAGCAGGCCCCCGGCAACGACGTGCTCTCAGCACTCATCACCGCCCGGCTGGAGGCACCCCACAGTCCCGTGCAGCGTCTCGCCTTCGACGAGCTGGTCGCCCTCGGCTTCACCCTCCTCGGCGCCGGCTTCGACTCCTCCGCAGGCCAGATCGCCAACTTCACCCTTGCCCTGCTGGCCGACCACCCCGACGCCTGGCGGCACCTCGCCGAGCACCCCGAGGACATTCCGCCCGCCGTGGAGGAACTGCTGCGCACGGTCAATCTCAATGGCAACGACACCTCGGGACTGCCGAGGATCGCCACCGAGGACGTGGTCGTCGGCGGAGTCACCATCCCGGCCGGCGACGCGGTCTTCCTCGCCTTCCCCTCGGGCAACCGGGACGCGGCGGTGTTCGACCGGCCCGACCACGTCGATCTACGGCGCACGGGCCCCGGACACCTGGCGTTCGGCCACGGCATCCACCGCTGTCTCGGCGCCCCGCTGGCCCGCCTCGAACTCGCTGTCGCGCTGGAGGAGTTGACCCGCCGCTTCCCGGGCGCCCGGCTCGCCGTGGCGGAACAGGAGCTGTGCTGGCGGCTGGGCGACGTGAACCACAACCCGCTGGCGCTCCCCCTCCACCTGCACTCCTGA
- a CDS encoding epoxide hydrolase family protein: protein MSRDVTPFHVAFDEADLTDLKDRLARTRWPEPETVDDWSQGVPLAYLKELAEHWRTGYDWRPAEARLNALPQFRTEIDGLGVHFLHVRSPHPDALPLLLSHGWPGSVVEFLDLIQPLTHPEDPADAFHVVCPSLPGFAFSDKPSAPGWTVERTAAAWAELMARLGYDRYAAHGVDWGSFLTGILGETDAAHLAGIHLAMPFARPPQEQVALDDRDLAGLAALKEFQQHEGGYSVIQATRPQTLGYGLTDSPVAQLAWMAEKYWAWSDHDGDLEKLIPRDTLLDCVTLAWLCRTGASSARIYWESHNKMALAPVHVPAALAVFPKDARMPRAWCEARFTDLRRWTDHESGGHFPALEQPELLMDELRSFFRTVR from the coding sequence ATGAGCAGGGACGTCACGCCGTTCCACGTGGCATTCGACGAGGCGGACCTCACCGACCTCAAGGACCGCCTGGCCCGCACCCGCTGGCCCGAGCCGGAGACGGTGGACGACTGGTCGCAGGGCGTACCGCTGGCGTATCTGAAGGAGCTGGCCGAGCACTGGCGGACCGGGTACGACTGGCGGCCGGCCGAGGCACGCCTGAACGCGCTGCCCCAGTTCCGCACCGAGATCGACGGCCTGGGCGTGCACTTCCTCCACGTGCGCTCCCCGCACCCGGACGCCCTGCCGCTGCTCCTCAGCCACGGCTGGCCCGGCTCGGTCGTGGAGTTCCTCGACCTCATCCAGCCCCTGACACATCCCGAGGACCCGGCCGACGCCTTCCACGTGGTCTGCCCCTCGCTGCCCGGCTTCGCCTTCAGCGACAAGCCCTCCGCCCCCGGCTGGACGGTCGAGCGTACGGCCGCGGCCTGGGCCGAGCTGATGGCCCGGCTCGGCTACGACCGCTACGCGGCCCACGGCGTCGACTGGGGCTCCTTCCTCACCGGCATACTCGGCGAGACGGACGCCGCCCACCTGGCAGGTATCCACCTGGCCATGCCGTTCGCCAGGCCGCCGCAGGAGCAGGTGGCCCTGGACGACAGGGACCTGGCCGGTCTGGCCGCGCTCAAGGAGTTCCAGCAGCACGAGGGCGGCTACTCGGTGATCCAGGCGACCCGGCCGCAGACCCTCGGATACGGCCTCACCGACTCCCCGGTCGCCCAGCTGGCCTGGATGGCCGAGAAGTACTGGGCGTGGAGCGACCACGACGGCGACCTGGAGAAGCTGATCCCGCGCGACACGCTGCTCGACTGCGTGACCCTGGCCTGGCTCTGCCGCACGGGCGCCTCCTCGGCCCGTATCTACTGGGAGAGCCACAACAAGATGGCCCTCGCCCCCGTGCATGTGCCCGCGGCGCTGGCGGTGTTCCCCAAGGACGCGCGGATGCCACGGGCGTGGTGCGAGGCGCGTTTCACGGATCTGCGCCGCTGGACCGACCACGAGAGCGGGGGGCACTTTCCGGCGTTGGAGCAGCCGGAGCTTCTCATGGACGAACTCCGGTCGTTCTTCCGGACAGTGCGCTGA
- a CDS encoding CaiB/BaiF CoA transferase family protein — protein sequence MATGTGPLNGLRVVELAAIGPAPFACMIFADLGADVVRIDRSDGARSFADWHGELDRGRRSVELDLKDPGDVDWLLRQLEQSDVLVEGFRPGVAERLGIGPEVCLGRSPRLVYGRMTGWGQEGPLARTPGHDINYLALTGALHAIGEAGGPPVPPVNLLGDFAGGAMFLVAGVLAALYERQNSGRGQIVDAAIVDGAGAMLGMLTAMADSGQWRHERGVNLLDGGAPFYSCYECADGGHVAVGALEERFYRALLEGLELDPERLPDRSDPVNWPSLRRVFARRFLTRSRDDWARCFEETEACVTPVLSVTEAAAHPHHQARGSGPATPAPRFSGTRAEFH from the coding sequence ATGGCGACAGGCACAGGACCGCTGAACGGCCTGCGGGTGGTGGAGCTCGCGGCGATCGGGCCCGCCCCGTTCGCCTGCATGATCTTCGCGGACCTGGGGGCCGACGTGGTGCGGATCGACCGGTCCGACGGCGCCCGGTCGTTCGCGGACTGGCACGGAGAACTCGACCGTGGGCGCCGGTCGGTGGAGCTGGACCTCAAGGACCCGGGCGATGTCGACTGGCTGCTGCGGCAGCTGGAGCAGTCGGACGTCCTGGTGGAGGGGTTCAGGCCGGGCGTGGCGGAGCGGCTCGGTATCGGCCCGGAGGTCTGCCTCGGGCGCAGTCCGCGTCTGGTGTACGGCCGGATGACCGGCTGGGGCCAGGAGGGGCCGCTCGCCCGTACCCCGGGTCATGACATCAACTACCTCGCGCTGACAGGCGCGTTGCACGCCATCGGAGAGGCCGGCGGTCCCCCTGTGCCGCCGGTCAACCTGCTGGGTGACTTCGCGGGTGGCGCGATGTTCCTGGTCGCCGGAGTGCTGGCCGCGCTGTACGAGCGGCAGAACTCCGGCCGGGGGCAGATCGTGGACGCCGCGATCGTGGACGGGGCCGGGGCGATGCTCGGCATGCTGACCGCGATGGCCGACAGCGGCCAGTGGCGGCATGAGCGCGGGGTCAATCTGCTCGACGGCGGTGCGCCCTTCTACAGCTGTTACGAGTGCGCCGACGGCGGTCATGTCGCCGTCGGCGCGCTGGAGGAGCGGTTCTACCGAGCACTGCTGGAGGGTCTGGAGCTGGATCCCGAGCGGTTGCCCGATCGGAGTGATCCGGTCAACTGGCCTTCGCTGCGGCGGGTGTTCGCGCGTCGGTTCCTCACCCGGAGCCGGGACGACTGGGCCCGCTGTTTCGAGGAAACGGAGGCGTGTGTGACGCCTGTCCTCAGCGTCACGGAGGCCGCCGCGCACCCCCACCACCAGGCCAGAGGCAGTGGGCCCGCCACCCCGGCGCCGCGCTTCAGCGGGACTCGAGCGGAATTCCACTGA